The genomic window GGCCCAAACCGATGCAACTATGAGtaaggagttgagacaggttgcaaatggcttcgacagtaaggtgaaagcttattcaggttatgatgtgaatggatatcgctttcacacaagaagctacgagcgagctcggccccatcgaaaaaccacaaacagcggagtttgtactcccggcactgatggcctcgagtatcatggcataattgaagatatctatgaacttgaattttatggttcgaaacctcttcgtctcgtcatgttcaaatgccactggttcaatcctcgactaacgaaacggagccctaatattggtcaagtcgagattcgacacGATTCCATCTATCAAGgaaaagatgtctttattgtggCGGATCAGGCCGTGCaggtttattatttgtcatacgcatgccaaggcaacaaggctcttcagggttggtctattgtgcaccaggtatcgccacatggtagactagctgtcccaaacgatgaagattacaacttcaacccaaacacatatgatggagagttctatcaagaagatgggctacaagggaggttggtgatagacttaaccgaggcgattggaatggaagtagacaatgaaagggttgatgacgaggaaggagatgaggtgcaaaatgccaaggacatagaaatgcttgagcgattacatttagatgatgacgatgaaggcaacattgaaccttcggacagtcttgtttatttggacaattttgatagtgatgacgagacatatgatccagataatcccaataatgatgattacttctaatacatgtaatactatgttattttgtaatcgtgttttgtttatttacttagcatctatttctaatacatgtaatgatgtcttgtttgtttctttttaattgcaggtgattgaacaaagatggcgggcggcaGTGGGCCAAGGAACGTGAACTCGAGGTACCAGAGAGCACGTCAGGACGCAGATGCCGGAGAGAACGCATCGgacgggaggaggcagagggccagGAGCAGCGGCAGCGGGAGCGGCAGCAGGAGGGGCCGGCCTCCTCTAGTCAGGCCGCGTGACGTGTCGGACGTGTCGGAGGAGCGCCGTACCACGGACTCCTCGGAGGACGAGCAGGTTCTAGCGACGGACGAGGTTCGGGCGACGGACAGCGAGGGAGAGGCACAGGAGGGCGGCGAGGCCGGAAGTAGTTCCACTGCCTCTGCTGCGGCTAGcccctacttgcgaggtccctcaaaactccctgggcctccgcttcctcccctacgcccagtgatccgcccccagggggacaggtaactaactttagatttaatcacagctacttcatataacctgttgaaaattgtcagagaaactaataatgtttgttaatgacttgtGCAGGCACTGGGAGGTTGTGTCGCCTGGTGACTCACGCAACCCCAACCACATCTTGGGGCTTCTGTGCAGGCACTATTACCCCGGCATTGTCACATACAAGGGGACTGTGGGGCCGGCCAAATCGTGGGACCACTACAAATCTGCCCCCGACGCAGATTATGaagacaagcaggagcgggtcaggagagagttctgggtaagtctcgttcgcacaactttgatcaatacatcgcattcatttggcactttttgacataatgaattgatacattgtgtctgtctgcagacttttttcaggtgtgaagagggacaggaggagagggcggagaagaacttggtgaaaagtgccaggaaacgcatcagcgacatgcactacgaggagcgCCTCACTTGCATCATCAAGTACTACGCCACGCGACTTGGTCAGAAAGTCAGcaagacacaggcaagacagATGCCTCTGACCCGGGAACAGTacattgaggtaaatgaagaagaataatactaattcgttttgagattaagtagctttcatttggtcgtcttacatctcaaattctttatgacatgtagatgattccatggtggtgcgagtcctttgccgactgctgggagatgatcgtggacaggtggttcacagaGGGTTATATCCAGGAACACGAAGCCCACCGGGAGCGGGCTTTGCAGGCGACAGGCCCcacacaccaccaaggcagccgcagcctcggcgcgtacaagcaagcttgggtacgtgaattcatttttagtattctgacgctccattctgcatgttacttctaatcatcttgttgtctttctcgcagtcggcgtcgcaTGGTGGTCCAGCCTTTGTCCACGTTCATGGCGTATGGACTGGCCCGCAAGGGAAAGGCGACTTCCGCTGTCACCTTCAAGCCCGGATGACCCACCCGAGTCGTACAGCAACCCGAGCGCCCACACCCGCATCAGCTCCTACGCGTCGGACGCAAGGTCGGTCCAGGGGCCAGACTGGGATCCGAGCACCGACGACATTGATGGCACGACTGTCATGAGGATCGGAcagggcaagaagcatgggcggtactggcttggcgatggcaccctcgagtccggctctgttccctccctctcccagatccgagcaagtaccccgagcggaggcccggccatacgccaacggccgtccccttcacagcagcgggtcgacgcactccaggttagtcctagtttaactcttcgtacattgatctttacataacttagttacctttacattactaaaacattcgattgaaatgttgcaggccgataacgaaaggatggctcaggagctgcgggacctggcggcgaggaccgaggtggccgagcgggaaagacaagccgagcgggccgagcgggagagacaggccaagcagctggcggagattacgatgttcctacagaactttgggcaagtgaacggtgtacctgtgccgatgttcgctccagcgccgccgccagttgtagctagtccagtgagtatgaatccatattgcttcgactagtgctttcattagatgacccactctaagcgcctgaatatcttgtcctttatgcagcctccgtcggcgggttcgaatgacccatctcaggcgcaagcaggcggtgccgagtttccttcaccaggcactcagtttcctccccacctttagtttgtatctctttttcaccgcttgatggacatgtgatgcactgtgatccactatcgacttgtttcgatggtaattggacctattatgtttgtgatgtcgtgtatgtgaggtattgtattcgcgatgtgatatatatgtgtggtattgagtttgtgatgagatggatgtgatatatatatgctatattgtctttgtgatgcttcagatgtgatatatatcttttatatgctgtgtttgtgattatagaatcaaaaaacaaaataaaaaaaattaatttttgaggctttgccgggtgccctggccctggcactcggcaaagctgggaattctctgaaaggaattcccagctttgccgagtgccagggccagggcacccggcaaagttttttcaaaaaaaaaaaaaaaaattctttgccgggtgccccatgatctggcacccggcaaagaaattacgaaaaaaataaaaaactctttgccgggtgcccacgcggtgcgacacccggcaaagaaattattaaaaaaaaataaaaaatggtttgccgggtgcctcccggcacggcacccggcaaagaaaatttgaaaaaaaaattaaaaaaatctttgccgggtgcctctgacatggcacccggcaaagcaagggatgacggagccggcgccgtaacgaccacttttctttgccggtgccgggtttgcactcggtaaagtctttgccgagtgcccgataaaaagcacccggcaaagaaatctttgccgactaattttttgccggaggctctttgccgagtgctgcacccggcaaaggctttgccgagtgcaaagtagcctttgccgggtgcattcggcacccggcaaagcgcctgaatccagtagtggccggcacctttagtcccggttggtaatacgaaccgggactaaagaattttttcttttttcttttcttttcatttttttgttttcttttcaaaataggttttcgaagtcgtattgtacgatgctaattatacatttatacgcgcatatagtatgtttcggttcaagcacaatgaacatattaaatcacacaattcaagcatagaaatatatatatatatatatatatatatatatatatatatatgcatgcatgcatcatatatatatttacatgcatgcatgcatatgtgtatttattTAGTTCATTTTCATTTGCTATATTACNNNNNNNNNNNNNNNNNNNNNNNNNNNNNNNNNNNNNNNNNNNNNNNNNNNNNNNNNNNNNNNNNNNNNNNNNNNNNNNNNNNNNNNNNNNNNNNNNNNNNNNNNNNNNNNNNNNNNNNNNNNNNNNNNNNNNNNNNNNNNNNNNNNNNNNNNNNNNNNNNNNNNNNNNNNNNNNNNNNNNNNNNNNNNNNNNNNNNNNNNNNNNNNNNNNNNNNNNNNNNNNNNNNNNNNNNNNNNNNNNNNNNNNNNNNNNNNNNNNNNNNNNNNNNNNNNNNNNNNNNNNNNNNNNNNNNNNNNNNNNNNNNNNNNNNNNNNNNNNNNNNNNNNNNNNNNNNNNNNNNNNNNNNNNNNNNNNNNNNNNNNNNNNNNNNNNNNNNNNNNNNNNNNNNNNNNNNNNNNNNNNNNNNNNNNNNNNNNNNNNNNNNNNNNNNNNNNNNNNNNNNNNNNNNNNNNNNNNNNNNNNNNNNNNNNNNNNNNNNNNNNNNNNNNNNNNNNNNNNNNNNNNNNNNNNNNNNNNNNNNNNNNNNNNNNNNNNNNNNNNNNNNNNNNNNNNNNNNNNNNNNNNNNNNNNNNNNNNNNNNNNNNNNNNNNNNNNNNNNNNNNNNNNNNNNNNNNNNNNNNNNNNNNNNNNNNNNNNNNNNNNNNNNNNNNNNNNNNNNNNNNNNNNNNNNNNNNNNNNNNNNNNNNNNNNNNNNNNNNNNNNNNNNNNNNNNNNNNNNNNNNNNNNNNNNNNNNNNNNNNNNNNNNNNNNNNNNNNNNNNNNNNNNNNNNNNNNNNNNNNNNNNNNNNNNNNNNNNNNNNNNNNNNNNNNNNNNNNNNNNNNNNNNNNNNNNNNNNNNNNNNNNNNNNNNNNNNNNNNNNNNNNNNNNNNNNNNNNNNNNNNNNNNNNNNNNNNNNNNNNNNNNNNNNNNNNNNNNNNNNNNNNNNNNNNNNNNNNNNNNNNNNNNNNNNNNNNNNNNNNNNNNNNNNNNNNNNNNNNNNNNNNNNNNNNNNNNNNNNNNNNNNNNNNNNNNNNNNNNNNNNNNNNNNNNNNNNNNNNNNNNNNNNNNNNNNNNNNNNNNNNNNNNNNNNNNNNNNNNNNNNNNNNNNNNNNNNNNNNNNNNNNNNNNNNNNNNNNNNNNNNNNNNNNNNNNNNNNNNNNNNNNNNNNNNNNNNNNNNNNNNNNNNNNNNNNNNNNNNNNNNNNNNNNNNNNNNNNNNNNNNNNNNNNNNNNNNNNNNNNNNNNNNNNNNNNNNNNNNNNNNNNNNNNNNNNNNNNNNNNNNNNNNNNNNNNNNNNNNNNNNNNNNNNNNNNNNNNNNNNNNNNNNNNNNNNNNNNNNNNNNNNNNNNNNNNNNNNNNNNNNNNNNNNNNNNNNNNNNNNNNNNNNNNNNNNNNNNNNNNNNNNNNNNNNNNNNNNNNNNNNNNNNNNNNNNNNNNNNNNNNNNNNNNNNNNNNNNNNNNNNNNNNNNNNNNNNNNNNNNNNNNNNNNNNNNNNNNNNNNNNNNNNNNNNNNNNNNNNNNNNNNNNNNNNNNNNNNNNNNNNNNNNNNNNNNNNNNNNNNNNNNNNNNNNNNNNNNNNNNNNNNNNNNNNNNNNNNNNNNNNNNNNNNNNNNNNNNNNNNNNNNNNNNNNNNNNNNNNNNNNNNNNNNNNNNNNNNNNNNNNNNNNNNNNNNNNNNNNNNNNNNNNNNNNNNNNNNNNNNNNNNNNNNNNNNNNNNNNNNNNNNNNNNNNNNNNNNNNNNNNNNNNNNNNNNNNNNNNNNNNNNNNNNNNNNNNNNNNNNNNNNNNNNNNNNNNNNNNNNNNNNNNNNNNNNNNNNNNNNNNNNNNNNNNNNNNNNNNNNNNNNNNNNNNNNNNNNNNNNNNNNNNNNNNNNNNNNNNNNNNNNNNNNNNNNNNNNNNNNNNNNNNNNNNNNNNNNNNNNNNNNNNNNNNNNNNNNNNNNNNNNNNNNNNNNNNNNNNNNNNNNNNNNNNNNNNNNNNNNNNNNNNNNNNNNNNNNNNNNNNNNNNNNNNNNNNNNNNNNNNNNNNNNNNNNNNNNNNNNNNNNNNNNNNNNNNNNNNNNNNNNNNNNNNNNNNNNNNNNNNNNNNNNNNNNNNNNNNNNNNNNNNNNNNNNNNNNNNNNNNNNNNNNNNNNNNNNNNNNNNNNNNNNNNNNNNNNNNNNNNNNNNNNNNNNNNNNNNNNNNNNNNNNNNNNNNNNNNNNNNNNNNNNNNNNNNNNNNNNNNNNNNNNNNNNNNNNNNNNNNNNNNNNNNNNNNNNNNNNNNNNNNNNNNNNNNNNNNNNNNNNNNNNNNNNNNNNNNNNNNNNNNNNNNN from Miscanthus floridulus cultivar M001 unplaced genomic scaffold, ASM1932011v1 fs_858_2_3, whole genome shotgun sequence includes these protein-coding regions:
- the LOC136533338 gene encoding uncharacterized protein, with the protein product MHYEERLTCIIKYYATRLGQKVSKTQARQMPLTREQYIEMIPWWCESFADCWEMIVDRWFTEGYIQEHEAHRERALQATGPTHHQGSRSLGAYKQAWVREFIFSILTLHSACYF
- the LOC136533339 gene encoding uncharacterized protein, whose translation is MIMLYVFHNLPEVKSFIEEFIRVSWHQPRDPTPRQTDTLLSRGPGAGRPDFISWFKTKAQTDATMSKELRQVANGFDSKVKAYSGYDVNGYRFHTRSYERARPHRKTTNSGVCTPGTDGLEYHGIIEDIYELEFYGSKPLRLVMFKCHWFNPRLTKRSPNIGQVEIRHDSIYQGKDVFIVADQAVQVYYLSYACQGNKALQGWSIVHQVSPHGRLAVPNDEDYNFNPNTYDGEFYQEDGLQGRLVIDLTEAIGMEVDNERVDDEEGDEVQNAKDIEMLERLHLDDDDEGNIEPSDSLVYLDNFDSDDETYDPDNPNNDDYF